The Salvelinus namaycush isolate Seneca chromosome 1, SaNama_1.0, whole genome shotgun sequence genome has a window encoding:
- the LOC120048533 gene encoding uncharacterized protein LOC120048533, which yields MGQSEGLESRGGINSPDPLVREAYLMLHDYINYVIAGPDGHIGPPPTATAAALRHAGDELLVRFPIFFRRWPRVFHDVTEATACPMLTAILDEHFATTTPGGRRRDLAWSAVLSVYVLAGQMALHCHERGMEGIVPQLKECVGGYVERVICPEIRDKGGWTGFVSRFGQKQDLEGQVKKVCCWTLLLLVTSILSYFLWKRIIS from the exons ATGGGTCAGTCAGAGGGGCTAGAGAGCAGGGGTGGCATAAACAGCCCTGACCCCCTGGTACGAGAGGCCTATCTGATGTTACATGACTATATAAACTATGTGATTGCAGGGCCCGACGGCCACATAGGCCCACCACCTACTGCCACAGCAGCAGCCCTGCGCCATGCTGGGGATGAGCTGCTAGTTAGGTTCCCCATCTTCTTCAGGCGCTGGCCACGCGTCTTCCACGATGTGACCGAGGCCACAGCCTGCCCCATGCTCACCGCCATCCTGGATGAGCACTTTGCCACCACCACCCCCGGGGGGCGCCGACGAGACCTGGCCTGGAGTGCGGTGCTGTCTGTGTATGTGCTGGCTGGCCAGATGGCCCTGCACTGCCACGAGAGGGGCATGGAGGGAATCGTGCCCCAGCTTAAGGAGTGTGTGGGGGGTTACGTGGAGAGGGTCATCTGTCCAGAGATTCGGGACAAGGGTGGATGG ACAGGCTTTGTGTCCCGCTTTGGGCAGAAGCAGGACTTGGAGGGCCAGGTGAAGAAGGTGTGTTGCTGGACTCTACTACTATTGGTCACCAGTATCCTGTCCTATTTCCTGTGGAAACGAATAATATCTTAA
- the LOC120048471 gene encoding tubulin beta-1 chain — MREIVHLQAGQCGNQIGAKFWEVISDEHGIDPTGTYHGDSDLQLDRINVYYNEASGGKYVPRAVLVDLEPGTMDSVRSGPFGQIFRPDNFVFGQSGAGNNWAKGHYTEGAELVDSVLDVVRKEAESCDCLQGFQLTHSLGGGTGSGMGTLLISKIREEYPDRIMNTFSVVPSPKVSDTVVEPYNATLSVHQLVENTDETFCIDNEALYDICFRTLKLTTPSYGDLNHLVSATMSGVTTCLRFPGQLNADLRKLAVNMVPFPRLHFFMPGFAPLTSRGSQQYRSLTVPELTQQMFDAKNMMAACDPRHGRYLTVAAIFRGRMSMKEVDEQMLNVQNKNSSYFVEWIPNNVKTAVCDIPPRGLKMAATFIGNSTAIQELFKRISEQFTAMFRRKAFLHWYTGEGMDEMEFTEAESNMNDLVSEYQQYQDATAEEEGEFEEEGEEELA, encoded by the exons ATGAGGGAAATCGTGCATCTTCAGGCTGGTCAGTGTGGAAACCAGATCGGAGCTAAG TTCTGGGAGGTGATCAGTGACGAACATGGCATTGACCCAACTGGTACATACCATGGGGACAGTGACCTTCAACTCGACAGGATCAACGTCTACTACAATGAAGCCTCAG GTGGTAAATACGTGCCTCGTGCCGTGCTTGTCGACTTGGAGCCAGGGACCATGGACTCTGTGAGATCTGGACCCTTCGGCCAGATCTTCAGACCTGACAACTTTGTGTTCG GCCAGAGTGGTGCTGGAAACAACTGGGCCAAGGGCCACTACACAGAGGGAGCTGAGCTAGTGGACTCAGTCCTGGATGTTGTGAGGAAGGAAGCTGAGAGCTGTGACTGTCTGCAAGGTTTCCAGCTCACCCACTCACTAGGAGGTGGAACCGGCTCTGGCATGGGCACCCTGCTCATCAGCAAGATCCGTGAAGAGTACCCCGACCGCATCATGAACACCTTCAGCGTGGTGCCCTCACCCAAAGTATCAGACACTGTGGTGGAGCCCTACAATGCCACTCTGTCAGTCCACCAGCTAGTGGAGAACACTGACGAGACCTTCTGTATTGACAACGAGGCTCTCTACGACATCTGCTTTCGTACCCTCAAACTCACTACTCCCTCCTACGGCGACCTCAACCACCTGGTGTCGGCAACAATGAGCGGTGTCACAACCTGCCTGCGATTCCCAGGACAGCTCAATGCTGACCTCCGTAAGCTGGCCGTCAACATGGTGCCCTTCCCCCGTCTCCACTTCTTCATGCCTGGCTTCGCCCCCCTCACCAGCAGGGGAAGCCAGCAGTACCGCTCCCTCACTGTTCCCGAGCTCACCCAGCAGATGTTCGATGCCAAGAACATGATGGCCGCCTGCGACCCCCGCCACGGACGCTACCTTACAGTGGCCGCCATCTTCCGTGGCCGCATGTCCATGAAGGAGGTAGACGAGCAGATGCTCAACGTGCAGAACAAGAACAGCAGCTACTTTGTTGAATGGATCCCCAACAATGTCAAGACTGCAGTCTGTGACATTCCTCCCCGTGGCCTCAAGATGGCTGCTACCTTCATCGGCAACAGCACAGCCATCCAGGAGCTGTTCAAGCGTATCTCAGAGCAGTTCACAGCCATGTTCAGGCGTAAGGCTTTCCTCCATTGGTACACTGGAGAGGGTATGGATGAGATGGAGTTCACTGAGGCTGAGAGCAACATGAATGACCTGGTGTCTGAGTACCAGCAGTACCAAGATGCCACCgctgaggaggagggagagtttgaagaggagggagaagaggagctgGCCTAA